The sequence ACAGGTAGCGAACAGAAAAAGTAGCAAATAAAGGTTATCCTATTACCTGAAAGCTCCCTTTTTATTGCTAGGTCTGCTGGGCATGAATTGCTGGTGACACCTACAACAGTATCACTTAGCCGTGAATCATCGCTGTACAGTCCCAAGTGACTACTGGAAAATGGCAGCTACACAGAAAAAGAACAGCAGTAAGTTTGacgagaaggagaaggagaaggagaaggagaaggagaaggagaaggagaaggagaaggagaaggagaaggagaaggagaaggagaaggagaaggagaaggagaaggagaaggagaaggagaaggagaaggagaaggagaaggagaaggagaaggagaaggagaaggagaaggagaaggagaaggagaaggagaaggagaaggagaagtaAAAATAGATACCAAGTATGAAAATCAGAAACAAGTCAGAAATACATGCAATTTAGTCACTTGCAATCACTACAAGTAAACACAACATcttgcacacgcacacacacctaCCGTATTTGGCATGGACAGGGCAGGCTCTGTGTATCCAAACATGTCATCTAGACTCATGATGCTATCGATGACATCATCCATCTGCAAAGGGGCAGTAGTGATTAAGTCACAAAACTGTCATAAATATTGATATAGTGCCCAAATAAACGTATAACATAAAACCGTATgcaaaataacaaatacaaaacacacaATTTAGGGACATTGTATGTAAACACTGCTGAATTGAGATAATTGgtgcaatttttattttcataaaaataataaaataactgttAATTAATATTTCTGCATTGCCAACGTGAAATCTAGTCCGTAACCAGCAGACACCCATAGACCAAACACCTAACAACCTGGTACAAAATGCTATGCTGCCAAACACCTGCTTcatttactattgcagttacctatGCTAAATTAATAAATTGATGTTTAACAACACCCTTCTCATTCAGCACATTATGTGTAGTTAAAAAGGTTGAAAAAGACAAAAGGTCCATGAATTTCAATTTTCATAAATTTGAATTGTGCTCATCCAGAGTAAGGCAAAACACAACTTCCAGTGGGACAGCTGAAATGTATCTTCACTGAGGAAAGCAAAAACCTTTCTGACCTCAAAAAGAGCAATCCCATAATGTCCTCTACGAACTAGATTtacaattttgttgtaagaaaagcaTCCAATCAATTTTTAACTTCCTTTAAGGAATTTTTCACTGTCACCTCAATTCTAACAAAATTGATGATAACAAAACCTTCTTTCTTCCATTTACAACTGATCAACCCCTGTTTGTTGCAAAAACCTTATTAGacaataattaattatatatatatatatatatatatatatatatatatatatatatatatatatatatatatatatatatatatatatatatatatatatatatcttcagaTTGTGCTTGTAAAATCATTCCAGCCTTTCTTTAAATCGTAACCCTTCTATCCACTTTATTATTGAGGTTGTCAACCTCTAAACAAGTTCTGCTATTTTCTTGTTACAATGTTAGTGAACTTCCCAAAACTGTACCCCATATTGAAGATGTGGGGTTACCAGTGACTTATGGAAGGCAATACTATGTTTCTATCACATGCATTTATCCCCCTTTTTATGCatccaagggggtaaatgtattaaactgttgatttaaaggcaagttttgcctgaaaagacattgccgttttaaatttaccctGCAAAAGTTGCCGAATATCATTTacttgcaaaatccgcagtttaatacatttaccaccaggagTTTGTGTGTCCTTTCAGCCACTGCATGCTGCTGATCAACTTTCTGTCAGCTAGTATTGCAAAGTCTTTTTCTGTTTCAGTTTTATCCAGCTGTATTTCATTTCATGTATAATAAGCAAAGTTATTACTACGATAGTGTACAACTATACATTAAAGTTAATCTGCCATTTCACATCCCAGTTTTCCATGTTTGTCTAAATATCTTTCTGTAGATAGTTCCTATCTTGCTCTGGGTTAATCATCCTACATATCTTAGTGTCATTACAAAATATGAACACATTGCTTTCTAGGCCATATACAAGGTCATTAATATAAAACCAATAATCAATGTTATTGGTTTTACTTTTCTTGCTGTTTATGCAATTCAAAATAGTTTTAGGATTAGACTTGTTCTTTAGCAATCTGCTTCCTTGCTAACATGATATCCCTTTTACAAATTTTGCAAAATACCTTGTATCTCCATAATGAATAGTTTTATACAAGACTACACTTCCACAGTCTACAAGTTTCGCCGTCTCTCTGGACTAATTACACTTTACCCCTCTACAATTCATGTTTTTTGTTGCggttacaaaatattttaatggaaCTCAGGTCATATGTTACAATGTTGTGATCACTATTAAATATATGCCCCTGCCCCATCTATACAACATCTGTTCTAGTAGATAGTAACAAGCCCAACAGCTCCTCTCTAGTTGGTTCTGCTTCCACTTGCAAAAAAATAGCTgcctttaaaatataattttaataaaatcctaataaaatataataaattgtcTTCTTTTGCCAGTAACATTAACTTAATTGTCCTGAGTTATATCTGGGTAGTAAAATCACCCATAGAGAGGATCACATTTTTCGTTGATGTACTTTGTAATGATAAATGATTTTCACGCAATTGTTTGGGGTTTGTTGTAAGCCATCTAACACAATCTGTACTTTACTTGTGTTAAAATATATCTAATATTTTTACGGCCACTATTAATTGCATGCGTCTCTTTATCACTTATTATAAGTCGTCCAATCCACTTCTCTCCTATTTCCCTTGACTAAGCCCTTCTCCCTATGTTTACCATCTTGTACAGTGCTTCTATCCTCAACCTCTCAGCCACTTCCTAATTTAAAATCACCTTGACAATTTTGTTCTCAACCAAAACAGTGGTAGTCTCCCCATTAAGGTGCAGCCCATGTCTACTGTAGACACCGTAGATGAATGACAAATTGGTCCAATTCTTCAAAAGCCCCAAATCTCCTTATTACACCAACATTTCAGCCACTTATTCTATACTAGGCTTGGGATGTCTTTCAGGTGTAGCATGTGGTACAGACTGTAATCCTTAGGCCCTTGCTTCAAGATTACAATCTGAAATCATTTTTAAAGACCATCCATCTACCACTAACTTTGTCATTGGTACCAGTATGGACCAAGAACTCTGGACCCTCCCCAGCACTTCCCAACAGTCTATCGACTTGATCCACTATATGCCCGTCCAGAGCACCAGCTAACCGTTTAAAAGTCACAGATTACCTATCTGCCATCCTAATAATTCCATTTTTTTCCCACGAGCACCTGTCTGGCCTAACTACACTAGCCGTTTCCCCATCTAGCAGTGCCATTACCAATCATGGAACATACACGGACACAAATTTACTTAATAGTAAGTATTACGTTAAAACAAAAGTATTGAATATTAATTAAGTAGACTTAATGCATCTTTAGTGAAGTACTACCaactattaataaaatagaggtaaCGTACTAACAGACTACATATGCCtacaaagaaatatttttaaataaataagaacaaaatttcaaagagaaaataagaattctttaccacaaaaaaaaaaaagcaaatttaaaAAGGTATACATAGTTTTCCTATTTCATTGTTTTGTGCATTTATTAGAACAAATGCACTTTCAGACAGTTGCCAGGACAATTAGATAACCTGCAAAGCTCGCTTGATTTTGCACTTAACATATAGCCTCAATAACACACCTGTAGCACCTCAATTAATTTACCACAGGTAAGTGAAATTGATGTGTAACACCACTCTCATTAAGTGATTAATTCAGCACAAGTTACTGAAACAGTAAATTAAATGGGAGATGTGTATAGATGGAAGGGGTCATATACCTGAACACTCACTTCTCTTTCTGTGTTGGAGCACAAGTTCATTCTGGCCATAGGGCTGTTAGGTGCGCTGTTTCCTGCAGAGGACGAAAGACGTGCAGCACGGTGTGCAGGGGATGAAGGAGCAGGTGGAGGCTTTGGCGACAGTCTGAGTGGACTAAGGTGAGAAGCAAATTTGTTCCCAAAAGTGTCAGACAGGTAATCTCGAACCTTCTTGTCTCGGGACTGCTGCAGATGGTAAGTTGTTGGGTTCTCAAGGTGGGTCTGAACCTGGAGAAAAAGCCAGAAGATttagaattgaaaaaaaagactagaTGAAAAAAAGAGGTAATGGTTATTAGAGGATTTGTACAGTAACACTAAAGTGACAACTATAAAGCAAAATGGTGGTACATATATGTACATTGAGCAAGGTGATTTCTAATACCCTTACAAACTACAAtatgatagatagacagacacacacacacacacacacacatacacacacacacacacacacatatcaaatTACATATAATGCTTTCTGTTGCAATGTAGAACCTTCTATTAGGCTTCTTAGTTCCATAGAGATAAAAGTTACCTTCAGGACCTCCATGGGGACTGGTGGCGGTGCCTGATAAGAAGCAGGGGTGCTGATTGCAGGTGACGTAGTGGAAGGCATGATGTGCTGTTGTTGCAGGAAATGTTGCTGATGTTGCATCTGTATTCGTTCACGTTGCTCTTCTTGCTGAGCCTGCTCTCGCATCAGCTGCATACGTAGTCCAATCCGGGACGCCATGACTGCAGGAAGACTGCGCACGTAGTGGTAAAACCCTACAAGAAACTTTTAGATATCAAAATGCTTTTTAGGAGATTAAATTATTCAACATAACATATGTATCAATAGCTAAATATCCCTTATTTTTCAAAATGGTTTACACTGACAAAAATGTAACCCACTTATTTAACTAGGATCTGAGGTGAATGGCAGTAGGAGGAGAAAAAGTGGTGGGAGTCTGGATTAGAACTAGAGATTTAGTCTGCTAGGGCCATTAAAGTGCTACATCTGGGGATGACAATAAGAGAACGGACATTAGGGTTTTGCCAGATTACTAATTTATGTCAAATAATGCATATACCAGAGATGATAAGGGATAATCATCAGCAACTGTCCCACAAA is a genomic window of Mixophyes fleayi isolate aMixFle1 chromosome 2, aMixFle1.hap1, whole genome shotgun sequence containing:
- the TFEB gene encoding transcription factor EB isoform X2, whose protein sequence is MASRIGLRMQLMREQAQQEEQRERIQMQHQQHFLQQQHIMPSTTSPAISTPASYQAPPPVPMEVLKVQTHLENPTTYHLQQSRDKKVRDYLSDTFGNKFASHLSPLRLSPKPPPAPSSPAHRAARLSSSAGNSAPNSPMARMNLCSNTEREMDDVIDSIMSLDDMFGYTEPALSMPNTLPFSSSHLGLYSDDSRLSDTVVGVTSNSCPADLAIKRELSEAENRALVRERQKKDTHNMIERRRRFNINDRIKELGTLIPKTNDLSDTRWNKGTILRASVDYIKHMQKEQQRSRDLENHSKQLEQANKQLWLRIQELELQTQAQGLSPQGLSPADSMKQNETQAMTGVQQQLTAPQQAPYPQQVDFTAGLGYQSSACADTSFPALSRTELDLMLMEDTMLTSDPIMACDPLMSTLSPGTSKASSRRSSFSIDEVDGL
- the TFEB gene encoding transcription factor EB isoform X3 — translated: MASRIGLRMQLMREQAQQEEQRERIQMQHQQHFLQQQHIMPSTTSPAISTPASYQAPPPVPMEVLKVQTHLENPTTYHLQQSRDKKVRDYLSDTFGNKFASHLSPLRLSPKPPPAPSSPAHRAARLSSSAGNSAPNSPMARMNLCSNTEREVSVQMDDVIDSIMSLDDMFGYTEPALSMPNTLPFSSSHLGLYSDDSRLSDTVVGVTSNSCPADLAIKRELSEAENRALVRERQKKDTHNMIERRRRFNINDRIKELGTLIPKTNDLSDTRWNKGTILRASVDYIKHMQKEQQRSRDLENHSKQLEQANKQLWLRIQELELQTQAQGLSPQGLSPADSMKQNETQAMTGVQQQLTAPQQAPYPQQVDFTAGLGYQSSACADTSFPALSRTELDLMLMEDTMLTSDPIMACDPLMSTLSPGTSKASSRRSSFSIDEVDGL
- the TFEB gene encoding transcription factor EB isoform X1, yielding MSGKIRFYHYVRSLPAVMASRIGLRMQLMREQAQQEEQRERIQMQHQQHFLQQQHIMPSTTSPAISTPASYQAPPPVPMEVLKVQTHLENPTTYHLQQSRDKKVRDYLSDTFGNKFASHLSPLRLSPKPPPAPSSPAHRAARLSSSAGNSAPNSPMARMNLCSNTEREVSVQMDDVIDSIMSLDDMFGYTEPALSMPNTLPFSSSHLGLYSDDSRLSDTVVGVTSNSCPADLAIKRELSAENRALVRERQKKDTHNMIERRRRFNINDRIKELGTLIPKTNDLSDTRWNKGTILRASVDYIKHMQKEQQRSRDLENHSKQLEQANKQLWLRIQELELQTQAQGLSPQGLSPADSMKQNETQAMTGVQQQLTAPQQAPYPQQVDFTAGLGYQSSACADTSFPALSRTELDLMLMEDTMLTSDPIMACDPLMSTLSPGTSKASSRRSSFSIDEVDGL